A single region of the Changchengzhania lutea genome encodes:
- a CDS encoding tetratricopeptide repeat-containing sensor histidine kinase translates to MLALSYTGVAQNNLKIVDSLKTELSKTSREEHRAKIYGDLTWYYSQISTDSALVYGKKAMVLAQKLNDSAFLAQTISDNAVVYYLKGDYKVAKALFKKSLKVRTSLSDSAGIASLNFKIGNIFYKTTSLDSAMVYYVRALEYYESHHIDVIANSLKSNIASIYMSLKNYDKALDYLKSNINYFEKNKEHELLGNALVNLATVYLYKQDTIEAIKTLKRGILTSEKINAYPTLGSAYNNLGTIYSDKGDYKLAKTYILKSIEIRKKTNLSTELASSELTLAGIYNALGEFDKAKPLLLENLEVFKNEGITDKLLSSYLQLIPAYAYQAKPDSVAYYTDLYVKSRDISLQEKMQNITSEIETKYQTEKKEKQILLQRADLAEKELNLTKKNTQLIGLGVLVFMLALLGYLLYNQQKLKNRQLQKENELKAALVKIETQNRLQEQRFRISRDLHDNIGAQLTFIISSIENLKFGYKIENSELNDKLKYISAFAKDTIYDLRDTIWAMNKSEISLEDLQARITNFIDKAKESTSNVKFEFNVDETIPDNVTFSSIKGMNMYRIIQEAVNNTIKYAEASQLEIQINQIINGIEITIKDNGKGFDINSVEHGNGLSNMRKRAQDIHADYHIESVPNQGTAVILKLEVEET, encoded by the coding sequence TTGTTAGCTCTCAGTTACACAGGTGTAGCACAAAATAACTTAAAAATCGTTGATAGCTTAAAGACAGAATTATCAAAAACTTCCAGAGAAGAACATAGAGCCAAAATCTACGGCGACCTTACTTGGTATTACAGTCAAATTTCTACAGATTCGGCCTTAGTCTATGGTAAAAAAGCCATGGTTCTAGCACAAAAACTAAATGACTCAGCCTTTTTGGCACAAACCATAAGTGATAATGCTGTTGTATATTACTTAAAAGGCGATTACAAAGTTGCCAAAGCATTATTTAAAAAATCCTTAAAAGTAAGAACCAGCCTTTCAGATTCTGCTGGTATCGCTTCCTTGAATTTCAAAATAGGAAATATCTTCTATAAAACCACGAGTTTAGATAGCGCTATGGTGTATTATGTTAGGGCATTGGAATATTATGAAAGTCATCATATTGATGTCATAGCAAATTCTTTAAAGAGTAACATTGCCAGTATTTACATGTCTTTAAAAAACTATGATAAAGCCCTGGATTACCTCAAAAGTAACATTAATTATTTTGAAAAAAATAAAGAACATGAGCTATTGGGTAATGCATTGGTAAATCTTGCAACGGTCTATTTATATAAACAAGATACCATAGAAGCCATTAAAACTTTAAAAAGAGGAATTCTAACTTCAGAAAAAATTAATGCTTATCCAACATTAGGTTCTGCGTATAATAACCTAGGAACTATATATAGTGACAAAGGTGATTATAAACTTGCGAAAACATACATTTTAAAATCTATCGAGATTCGAAAAAAAACGAATTTGAGCACAGAATTGGCAAGTTCAGAGTTAACACTTGCGGGCATTTATAATGCGCTTGGAGAGTTTGATAAGGCGAAGCCATTGCTATTAGAAAATCTTGAAGTTTTTAAAAACGAAGGCATCACAGACAAATTATTATCATCTTATTTGCAACTCATCCCCGCATATGCTTATCAAGCGAAGCCCGATAGTGTAGCCTATTACACCGATTTATATGTAAAGAGTAGAGATATTAGTTTGCAAGAGAAAATGCAAAATATTACCAGTGAGATTGAAACCAAATACCAGACCGAGAAAAAGGAAAAACAAATTCTGTTACAGCGTGCAGATTTGGCTGAAAAGGAACTGAACTTAACTAAAAAGAATACACAACTCATTGGTCTAGGTGTTTTAGTTTTTATGCTAGCGCTCTTGGGCTATTTGTTGTACAACCAGCAAAAATTAAAAAATCGTCAACTCCAAAAAGAAAATGAGTTAAAAGCGGCCTTAGTAAAAATTGAAACCCAAAATAGACTGCAAGAACAGCGCTTTAGAATTTCCAGGGATTTGCATGATAATATAGGGGCGCAACTCACTTTTATAATTTCGTCCATTGAAAATTTAAAGTTTGGATATAAAATTGAAAATAGCGAATTAAATGATAAACTAAAGTACATTAGTGCCTTTGCGAAAGATACTATTTACGACCTGCGTGACACGATTTGGGCTATGAATAAAAGTGAAATTTCTTTGGAAGATTTACAAGCACGCATTACGAATTTTATAGATAAGGCGAAAGAATCTACTAGTAATGTGAAATTTGAATTTAATGTAGATGAGACTATTCCAGACAATGTAACCTTCAGTTCTATTAAAGGTATGAATATGTATAGAATCATTCAAGAAGCTGTAAATAATACCATTAAATATGCTGAGGCATCACAATTAGAAATACAAATAAACCAAATCATTAATGGGATAGAAATCACTATTAAAGACAATGGTAAAGGGTTTGATATCAATAGTGTGGAACATGGTAATGGCTTATCCAATATGCGTAAGCGAGCCCAAGACATTCATGCAGATTACCATATTGAAAGTGTACCAAATCAAGGAACAGCTGTCATTTTAAAATTAGAAGTCGAAGAGACATGA
- a CDS encoding DUF6252 family protein, producing MRHLKKFMLLVMMGSLVIFTSCSKDDDGGSGGAAGSGTITAKIDGTQFTSLNQTSFAQLTSGGGQTTLALQGNTSSQVISITMNGYDGLGTYEISDDSVFIVASYVEPNTNDPLNSKIWSAPYQNSGVIGEIKISEETDTNIKGTFSFTGKNNDDGSTKAVTEGAFNLTKKTS from the coding sequence ATGAGACATTTAAAAAAATTTATGCTATTAGTAATGATGGGATCATTAGTAATATTTACATCATGTTCAAAAGATGATGACGGTGGAAGTGGAGGAGCAGCAGGCTCTGGAACAATTACTGCAAAAATTGATGGGACTCAATTCACATCCTTAAATCAAACATCTTTTGCCCAACTTACATCTGGGGGCGGACAAACTACTTTAGCTTTGCAAGGAAACACCTCATCTCAGGTTATTAGTATTACAATGAATGGATATGATGGATTGGGTACCTATGAGATATCAGATGATAGCGTATTTATAGTTGCTTCTTATGTAGAACCTAATACTAACGACCCTCTAAATTCTAAAATATGGAGTGCGCCTTATCAAAATTCAGGTGTTATTGGGGAAATTAAAATTTCTGAGGAGACAGATACTAATATAAAGGGCACTTTTTCTTTCACAGGAAAGAATAATGATGACGGAAGCACCAAAGCTGTTACCGAAGGGGCATTCAATCTTACAAAGAAAACTTCCTAA
- a CDS encoding GSCFA domain-containing protein has protein sequence MNFRTQLPIIKRADSRIDYASDLLLLGSCFVENIGEKLDYFKFQNLQNPFGILFHPKAIEALISHALNAKVYTSDDIFVMNEQWHCFDAHSKLSSISKDDLINMLNLNLKLTHQQINKSTHIVITLGTAWVYRFLESNTIVANCHKVPQKQFEKVLLSVEDIYESLQNIVQSIKGINSNASIIFTVSPIRHIKDGFVENTQSKAHLLTAVHRLLARKEFLNCHYFPSYEIMMDELRDYRFYNEDMIHPNQTAINYIWETFKTVWISESISNTMDEVDVIQKGIRHKPFHAQSQAHQQFLQSLEAKKAALHSKFPNIVF, from the coding sequence ATGAATTTTAGAACCCAGCTACCGATAATAAAAAGGGCTGATAGTCGTATAGACTATGCCTCTGATTTATTATTGTTAGGCTCGTGTTTTGTTGAGAATATTGGTGAAAAATTAGATTATTTCAAGTTTCAAAATCTTCAAAACCCTTTTGGAATTTTATTTCACCCAAAAGCTATAGAAGCTTTGATAAGCCACGCCCTAAATGCTAAGGTGTATACTAGCGATGATATTTTTGTGATGAATGAGCAGTGGCATTGTTTTGATGCACACTCGAAACTAAGTAGTATTTCAAAAGACGATTTGATTAATATGTTGAATTTAAATTTGAAATTAACGCATCAACAAATAAACAAATCAACTCACATCGTTATTACTTTAGGAACGGCTTGGGTTTATCGTTTTCTAGAGAGCAACACCATTGTCGCCAATTGTCATAAAGTGCCTCAGAAGCAATTTGAAAAAGTGTTATTATCTGTTGAAGATATATATGAATCCCTTCAGAATATTGTACAATCAATTAAAGGAATCAACTCGAACGCTTCAATCATATTTACAGTATCACCAATAAGACACATTAAGGATGGCTTTGTAGAAAACACACAAAGTAAAGCCCATTTACTTACAGCTGTTCATAGGCTATTGGCAAGAAAAGAGTTTTTAAACTGTCATTATTTTCCTTCTTATGAAATCATGATGGACGAACTTCGTGATTATCGTTTTTATAACGAGGATATGATTCACCCAAATCAAACAGCTATCAATTATATTTGGGAAACCTTTAAAACCGTTTGGATTTCAGAAAGCATATCAAATACTATGGATGAAGTTGATGTTATTCAAAAAGGTATTCGGCATAAACCATTCCATGCACAATCTCAAGCGCACCAGCAATTTCTTCAGAGTTTAGAAGCCAAAAAAGCAGCGCTTCATTCAAAATTTCCAAATATCGTATTTTAA
- a CDS encoding DUF4230 domain-containing protein has product MRKILFGVIITLIILFAFKYCGDKRDDNIVLQENSALIQEQINNVGKLIVTEGYFSEVFSYKNSKEIFGAYLSFEKKALVVVNAEVTVAYDLSKIEYTINKENKTLQITSIPKEEIKINPDFEYYDVQADYLNPFEAKDYNDIKNTVNKSLSKKIENSDLKSNAKNRLISELSKFYILTSSLGWTLQYNDETITDVNGLQNIKL; this is encoded by the coding sequence ATGCGAAAAATTCTATTTGGTGTCATCATTACTCTAATTATTCTGTTTGCTTTTAAATATTGCGGCGATAAGCGGGATGATAACATAGTGCTTCAGGAAAATTCGGCACTTATACAAGAACAGATTAATAATGTTGGTAAGCTTATCGTGACCGAAGGATATTTTAGTGAAGTGTTTAGCTATAAAAACTCAAAAGAGATTTTTGGAGCCTATCTCTCTTTTGAAAAAAAAGCACTAGTGGTTGTGAATGCTGAGGTTACGGTAGCTTATGATTTGAGTAAAATTGAATACACTATAAACAAAGAGAACAAAACCTTGCAAATTACAAGCATTCCAAAAGAAGAAATTAAAATCAATCCCGATTTTGAATATTATGATGTTCAAGCAGATTATTTAAATCCATTTGAAGCGAAGGACTATAATGATATTAAAAATACAGTAAATAAATCCTTGTCAAAAAAAATAGAAAATTCTGATTTAAAATCGAATGCAAAAAACAGACTCATCAGCGAACTGTCCAAATTCTATATTCTCACCAGTTCCTTAGGATGGACGCTTCAGTACAATGATGAAACCATAACAGATGTGAATGGGTTGCAAAATATTAAGCTATAA
- a CDS encoding response regulator yields the protein MKIKIAIADDNSFLIRMIQEKLSFFPDLNVKIIAMNGEDLLDKLDDNHNLDLILMDIEMPILDGIVTTEKVKQKYPHIKIIMLTVFDNDEHIFNAIKAGADGYLLKEVNAQDLYNGIQETVNGGAAMTPSIAMKTLKLLRNPIDIENVSEKESILLTPRETEVLEQLSKGLSYHLTADNLILSTGTVRKHIENIYKKLQVHNKLEAVQKAQRNNLI from the coding sequence ATGAAAATTAAAATTGCCATAGCCGATGATAATTCATTCTTAATAAGAATGATACAAGAAAAACTATCATTTTTTCCAGATTTAAATGTCAAAATTATTGCCATGAATGGTGAGGATTTATTGGATAAACTTGATGATAATCATAATTTGGATCTTATTTTAATGGATATAGAAATGCCGATTTTAGACGGTATTGTTACAACCGAAAAAGTAAAACAGAAATATCCTCATATTAAAATCATCATGCTCACCGTATTTGATAATGATGAACATATTTTTAATGCGATAAAAGCAGGTGCAGACGGTTATTTACTTAAGGAAGTCAATGCGCAAGACTTATATAATGGGATTCAAGAAACTGTAAATGGTGGTGCTGCCATGACGCCGTCAATCGCTATGAAGACGCTTAAATTATTAAGAAACCCTATAGATATTGAAAATGTATCCGAAAAAGAATCTATCCTACTTACTCCTAGAGAAACAGAAGTATTGGAACAGCTAAGTAAAGGCCTAAGTTATCATCTTACTGCAGACAATCTTATCTTATCTACAGGAACGGTACGCAAACATATTGAAAACATATACAAAAAACTTCAGGTGCATAATAAGTTGGAAGCCGTACAGAAAGCGCAACGGAACAACTTAATTTAA
- a CDS encoding aromatic amino acid hydroxylase codes for MDNSIESNEILNRLPKHLRQFIKPQNYDDYSAINQAVWRYVMRKNVDFLKSVAHKSYLEGLKQTGISVDSIPNMYGMNRILKDIGWAAVAVDGFIPPNAFMEFQAYNVLVIASDIRQLEHIEYTPAPDIIHEGAGHAPIIANPEYAEYLRRFGEVGCKAISSAKDFELYEAVRHLSIIKEAPNSIEDDIASAEKHVAHLQKNMGDPSEMALIRNLHWWTVEYGLIGTLENPKIYGAGLLSSIGESAWCMTDAVKKLPYTISATYQDFDITKPQPQLYVTPDFAHLSLVLEEFANTMALRRGGLSGINKLIASKALGTIELSTGLQISGVFTHVIENNGQPIYIQTDGETALAYREKELVGHGIATHKRGFGSPIGKLKGINLAIEDMSPRDLSAYDIYEEQQITLEFEGGVKVSGEIITGKRNLQGKIILISFKNCTVTHKDAVLFKPEWGIYDMAIGKEVVSAFAGPADLNSFDLITHVPSSQTIHMNKSEKQLGLEAFYQQVRDYRDGKNRTISRTKVLEELIEKHPNDWLLPIELYELAYLGNEPKLCDRILNHLETIKQNRPKVGKLIDDGLAIINQKSVIN; via the coding sequence ATGGATAATTCAATTGAATCTAACGAGATTTTAAACCGACTTCCTAAACATTTGAGGCAATTTATCAAACCTCAAAATTACGATGACTACTCAGCCATAAACCAAGCTGTGTGGCGCTATGTGATGCGAAAAAATGTCGATTTTCTTAAAAGCGTCGCGCACAAATCATATTTAGAAGGCTTGAAGCAAACCGGGATTTCTGTGGATAGCATCCCGAATATGTATGGTATGAACCGAATTTTAAAGGATATTGGATGGGCAGCGGTGGCGGTTGACGGTTTTATTCCACCCAATGCGTTTATGGAATTTCAAGCCTATAACGTCCTGGTAATTGCCAGTGATATTAGGCAATTGGAACATATCGAATACACGCCCGCACCAGATATTATCCACGAAGGTGCTGGACATGCGCCCATAATTGCAAATCCTGAATATGCTGAGTATTTAAGGCGTTTTGGCGAAGTTGGATGCAAGGCCATTTCCTCGGCTAAAGATTTTGAACTATACGAAGCGGTGAGGCATTTATCTATAATTAAGGAAGCTCCAAATTCGATTGAGGACGATATCGCTTCCGCAGAAAAACATGTCGCCCATTTACAAAAAAACATGGGAGACCCCAGCGAAATGGCTCTCATTAGGAATTTACACTGGTGGACCGTTGAATATGGATTAATTGGCACTTTAGAGAATCCTAAAATTTATGGTGCCGGCCTATTATCCTCTATTGGAGAAAGTGCCTGGTGCATGACAGATGCTGTAAAAAAATTACCTTACACTATTAGTGCCACTTATCAGGATTTTGATATCACGAAACCACAGCCACAACTGTACGTCACTCCAGATTTTGCACATTTAAGTTTAGTTTTGGAAGAATTTGCAAATACGATGGCCCTAAGAAGAGGTGGCTTAAGCGGCATTAATAAGCTAATTGCCTCTAAGGCTTTGGGTACTATTGAATTAAGCACGGGACTTCAAATCTCGGGAGTATTCACTCATGTTATTGAAAATAACGGACAGCCCATTTATATACAAACTGATGGCGAAACGGCCTTGGCATATCGGGAAAAAGAACTTGTTGGTCACGGCATAGCAACTCATAAAAGGGGGTTTGGTTCTCCCATTGGTAAACTAAAAGGGATCAATCTTGCTATTGAAGACATGAGCCCACGTGATTTAAGTGCCTATGATATTTATGAAGAACAGCAAATTACCTTAGAGTTCGAAGGCGGTGTGAAAGTTTCAGGGGAAATCATTACTGGGAAACGCAATCTGCAAGGAAAAATAATACTTATTAGTTTTAAAAACTGTACCGTCACCCACAAAGACGCCGTACTTTTTAAGCCAGAATGGGGTATTTATGATATGGCTATTGGCAAGGAAGTAGTTTCTGCCTTTGCTGGCCCTGCAGATTTGAATAGTTTTGATCTGATTACACATGTTCCTTCTTCTCAAACCATTCATATGAATAAGTCTGAAAAACAATTAGGATTAGAAGCATTCTATCAACAAGTTAGAGATTATAGAGATGGTAAAAACCGAACTATTTCCAGGACTAAGGTTTTGGAAGAACTTATTGAAAAACATCCCAACGACTGGTTATTGCCTATAGAGCTATATGAATTGGCCTATTTGGGGAATGAACCTAAATTGTGTGATCGTATTTTAAATCATTTAGAAACCATAAAACAAAATAGACCTAAGGTTGGAAAATTAATTGATGATGGATTGGCCATTATTAATCAGAAAAGTGTCATAAACTAA
- a CDS encoding enoyl-CoA hydratase/isomerase family protein, with the protein MQSYVTLTIENKVGYVEFFHPDHNALPTDVLEQLNKTLNDAGHNDAIHVIVLKSGGERTFCAGASFKELIAIEDSETGARFFSGFANLINTMRINPKLIIGRVQGKAVGGGVGLAAATDYCLATKYASIKLSELSIGIGPFVIEPAVTRKMGLSAMSQMTINAEVFYSAEYAQEKGLYSNVYETTAALDVAVKTLAETLATYNPEALKQIKATFWENTDHWESLLLNRAKTSGELVLSEFTKNKLKGFR; encoded by the coding sequence ATGCAGTCATACGTCACATTAACTATTGAAAATAAGGTAGGTTATGTTGAGTTTTTTCATCCAGATCACAATGCGCTTCCAACGGATGTTCTAGAGCAATTAAATAAAACGCTTAATGATGCAGGGCACAATGACGCTATTCATGTGATTGTTTTAAAAAGTGGTGGTGAGCGCACATTTTGTGCAGGTGCCAGTTTTAAGGAACTCATTGCTATTGAAGATTCTGAAACCGGAGCGCGTTTTTTTTCTGGCTTTGCCAACTTAATTAATACCATGCGCATAAATCCTAAGTTAATCATTGGTCGTGTACAGGGTAAAGCGGTTGGAGGTGGTGTAGGATTAGCGGCAGCTACAGATTATTGTTTGGCTACAAAATATGCTTCCATAAAATTGAGTGAGTTGAGCATTGGTATTGGCCCTTTTGTTATAGAACCAGCAGTAACCAGAAAAATGGGGCTGTCTGCCATGTCGCAAATGACCATAAATGCTGAAGTCTTTTATTCGGCAGAATATGCTCAAGAAAAAGGATTGTACAGTAATGTTTATGAGACCACAGCAGCTTTAGACGTCGCAGTAAAAACTTTAGCAGAAACCTTAGCGACCTATAATCCCGAAGCTTTGAAGCAAATAAAAGCCACGTTCTGGGAAAACACAGACCACTGGGAATCCTTATTGCTGAACCGCGCTAAAACTAGTGGTGAATTGGTTTTAAGTGAATTCACCAAAAACAAATTGAAGGGATTCAGATAA
- a CDS encoding rhodanese-like domain-containing protein, which yields MGILDIFFGNKNDKINDFLSRDAIIIDVRSEREYKSGAIVGSKNVPLHHLNDNIDVLKKLNKPVITCCASGMRSNKAAKVLIIHNIEAINGGGWARLKEKL from the coding sequence ATGGGAATTTTAGATATATTTTTTGGTAATAAAAACGACAAGATTAACGATTTTTTGTCGCGCGATGCCATTATTATAGATGTTAGAAGTGAACGGGAATATAAGAGTGGTGCCATAGTCGGTTCCAAAAACGTCCCTTTACATCATTTAAACGATAATATTGATGTTCTTAAAAAATTAAACAAACCAGTAATTACGTGTTGTGCCAGTGGTATGCGCTCTAATAAAGCGGCCAAGGTTTTAATAATTCACAATATTGAAGCTATTAACGGGGGTGGTTGGGCTCGTTTAAAAGAGAAATTATAG
- a CDS encoding outer membrane protein assembly factor BamB family protein, with protein MACLVMSQIGFAQKAESPDYSYDVGGKIEKMTVTSSGVLLVTHSKGLAGIKPGHEGLAFNFDDYGKVKEEEISIIPNTPYVMVGQTGFAGISAKQSVIDVVSGKRLFDTKANGWKAAGQPTLLLPENKLIVSGQRTAKEKYASAVGIYDMATGQEEKLFTLKGFDAMVGRPNIIDGGLIIPTAKGLTRIDLATGNESWTTKLKGVAFVEPAEDGKSIYAFITSNNGKNQEVFKVSASGALAWPDGNKLKGIVSNFQITQKGLAIVSDVADSGKSGLAALGSGKAQSNISFLSAATGEDLWDKAPKTKGYVQHFYIMDDGILFGIGSGGINKISFDGKPLFKKPLKTGENIHTMAITKQGMIYITDSDADIINLETGESIWNKPIKYKKAKAVTSTYDEAHGRYLISTGEEMIAIDENSGAISGFSKYDFDEKENPTKLEVRDSGLLLTSDQNIMMLDFDGAEKFHEYYRSPGKSAFGAGLMAVLAVASTAMASSAAYRAGANSNSLGQYNSYGADMKRAQDMFSDIGSASFSEMSKRFNATAATKDAQFILTKLDNGVGLVKVNKDSGTVDKEILLKDKKPTYEVDEFGGYLYYLANGSHIYAYDLNK; from the coding sequence ATGGCGTGCCTTGTGATGTCACAAATAGGATTTGCGCAAAAAGCAGAATCGCCAGATTACAGTTATGATGTTGGTGGCAAAATTGAAAAAATGACAGTAACTAGTTCTGGCGTGCTCTTAGTAACTCACAGTAAAGGTTTGGCCGGTATTAAACCAGGGCATGAGGGTTTAGCGTTTAATTTTGACGATTATGGAAAAGTAAAAGAAGAGGAAATAAGCATTATACCAAATACACCATATGTTATGGTTGGTCAAACAGGTTTTGCTGGAATTTCTGCAAAACAAAGTGTTATTGATGTGGTTTCAGGAAAACGTTTATTTGATACCAAGGCCAATGGTTGGAAAGCTGCGGGGCAGCCGACTCTACTGCTACCAGAAAACAAACTTATTGTATCTGGGCAGCGTACAGCTAAAGAGAAATATGCAAGTGCCGTTGGTATATATGATATGGCCACAGGACAAGAAGAAAAATTGTTTACGTTAAAAGGCTTTGATGCCATGGTTGGACGGCCTAATATTATAGATGGCGGATTAATTATTCCCACAGCAAAAGGGTTAACTCGAATAGATTTAGCAACGGGGAATGAAAGTTGGACAACCAAACTAAAGGGCGTGGCTTTTGTTGAGCCTGCCGAAGATGGTAAATCCATCTATGCTTTTATCACCTCCAATAATGGAAAAAACCAAGAAGTTTTTAAAGTGAGTGCTTCTGGCGCTTTGGCATGGCCTGACGGCAATAAATTAAAAGGGATCGTGTCCAACTTTCAAATCACACAAAAAGGACTAGCTATTGTAAGTGATGTGGCCGATTCTGGTAAATCTGGTTTAGCAGCACTCGGTTCTGGAAAAGCACAGAGTAACATTAGTTTTTTATCGGCAGCTACAGGTGAAGATTTATGGGATAAAGCTCCAAAAACTAAGGGTTATGTGCAACATTTCTATATTATGGATGATGGTATTTTGTTCGGAATTGGTAGCGGAGGCATAAATAAAATTTCGTTTGATGGAAAGCCACTGTTTAAAAAACCTTTAAAAACAGGTGAAAATATTCACACTATGGCTATAACCAAACAAGGCATGATTTATATCACAGACAGTGATGCAGATATTATAAACCTTGAAACGGGAGAATCTATCTGGAACAAACCTATTAAGTATAAAAAAGCCAAAGCGGTTACCAGTACTTATGATGAAGCTCACGGGCGCTATTTAATAAGTACGGGTGAAGAGATGATTGCTATTGATGAGAATTCTGGAGCAATCAGTGGTTTTTCAAAATATGATTTTGACGAAAAGGAAAACCCAACAAAATTAGAAGTGAGAGATAGTGGCTTGTTATTAACTTCAGATCAAAATATTATGATGTTAGATTTTGATGGGGCGGAGAAATTTCATGAGTACTATCGTTCACCAGGAAAGAGCGCATTTGGTGCAGGTTTAATGGCGGTTTTGGCGGTAGCGTCTACGGCTATGGCGAGTTCTGCTGCTTATAGAGCAGGTGCAAATTCCAACAGTTTAGGACAATATAACAGTTATGGCGCTGATATGAAACGCGCCCAAGATATGTTTTCTGATATTGGTTCGGCATCTTTTAGCGAAATGTCAAAACGTTTTAATGCTACCGCCGCTACCAAAGATGCCCAGTTTATTTTAACCAAGTTAGATAATGGGGTAGGATTGGTTAAAGTAAACAAGGATTCTGGAACAGTTGATAAGGAAATTTTGTTAAAAGACAAAAAACCAACCTATGAAGTAGACGAGTTCGGAGGCTACTTGTATTACCTAGCTAATGGCAGTCATATTTATGCCTATGATCTTAACAAATAA